The DNA region gagcggttcctgcaaTTCCAGCCACATCTACCACCGATCGCTCCGGATGCACCACCTCTACCGTTTCTCCCTTTAGCTTAGAGGTGGGTTGATAGACGAGGCTACGGATGCAAGGTCGAGGCTCGACATCATCTCCCCTATtacagggatttgttggatttgcttGAAGGCGCGCATGTACATATATACTTATGTTTACTTGGCCTGGCTTTATATGTGTTGCGTTTACTTACGATTCTTATGTTTAATAAATAGTTCGTATGAAGGCCATACAACGGCGCACTCATAGCTGGTTTGACCGATTATTGCTCCCGCGACCGAGCTATGTGGAGCTCTTCTGTCCCACTGATATGTCTCGATATAGTCGAGCATCATGCTACGGAGTGAGTCCTTCGCCAATTTGGTCGACTGCACCTTGTACCTATTCTGCCCACTTGGGTTAGGacacattaccagcgggatgatcgttGCAGGGTTGACGAGACATACTTGGCCTGGCTAGAGGCCCAGATTGAGGTTTGAGACCAGAGGTATGACTTGATTCCGCCACCCACTCCACCTGAGCGTATGGATGGCGAGCATGAGTATATGGGTTGGTATCGCAACGTTACCCGACTTGTCGTCGGGAATCCCGTTCATCGCCCTGGTGGTCGGTACATTCCGTACGCCGAGAGGcatgaggcactggtatgttatttgttatacttacttataatGTTACATTATCCTTccgtaattaatattttacatgttaggCAGGCTATTGGCTTACATCAGTTCTACCAGTTGGGACTGCGATGTTGCAACATACCGGCGAGGGAGCGACaactttgcacgtgtttggccgTCAGGTTACTGATCTTGTTGTCGAGACATTGAGATGTGCCCTAGATGATTAGCGCTTAGGATACGAGACTGCTTATGTGCCACTGAATGAGTACCATCATGGGCCACCAGTGGAGCCTGAACGTGGTAAACGTGGCAAGCGTGGCTAGAGAGGAaggggtgtcccacgaggtcATGGTGGTCGGCGAGGACGGGGTCCCCAACAAGCGGGCGTTGAGGAACCCGTGGAGGATATTAGAGATGATCAGCCAGGTGACCACCCTGAGCCACACGATGCTCATCATGACATGCCATCATTCAGCCTTTAGTTGTCGCCAGGGACTTTGTAGGTGACCCCGTCAGCTCCATTGTTGATTGCGGGCACGACCATTACGCGACAGGAGTGGGATCTGTATTTTCCTGATCCCCCAGAGCCATCGACGGTTGGTGATGATCGTCCGACACGAGAGGTGCATAGTGGGTGACGACTGAGTTATGGCTTATCACCGAGGGATGTTGAGGATCTATCACATACTTCGTCTACTCCAGTGCACCTCGATGTTCCGACATAGTGTTGTGGCGCTACTGAGGCACAAGTTTGTTTGTATTGCtattatttctttttgtttttatctcattgattagttAGTAATATCCAAaacgttttttttcttttaaatacaTCGTTGTCGCCCATGACGGAGGCCACATTGTGCGATACTGACATGTCGGAGACGGATGATCTTATTCAGGAGCCCATTGAGACCATGGTATGGCcattaaatatttttttgctaACACGTACGTTACTAATTTATATTTCATATagtaaaatatcttattattttgtaGGTTACTATTGGCCCGACAGTCGATTCTACCGAGTCTGTTAGCCTTACTGACGATCATGTTGCAAtgcatcctccgataaagaggcgacgtgatgaggatgatcctgatagcgtagccgGGCGAGATGAGGTGTTCCTCAGGCCAGCCAATGCCTTAAAGCATACAGACTATGGGACACAttgacatttattattatttgtatatatgacattaaatATATAATAGTAACATTATTTATGTTTTACATAATTTGCGCATGTGTTTATATTTCTCGGATTATTTATTAGTTTAACGCttagaacaaaaaaaaaatgacagcttaacataaaatttaaatttattacCAATTAAAGATAATATTGGTGGTCAGTTTAGTGCAGAAGAATTATTGGTGGGGCAAGACAATTTATATATAGCGTggttattcaccgcgctataACTTGCCGTTAAGTCATAGCATGGTGAATAAccgcactatatatatatatatatataatgatacACAATATTATTTTACCTATTTGTGTCGtttgattcaaaaacaaaataaaaaacttTGGTTTCAGATTTCTGAAAATCGTCCATAGAGCTTCGGCGACTTTGACGACAGCTTTGGACAGTAAAAAATGGTGCCTAAGAAAGTACCTCCCTCCCTAAAATTTGGCTTTTTTGGACTGAAATGAATCTTTGGTTATGAAAATAGTGGATTTTGATATGATGGAATGAAGAAGTAGAAAATCAGATAGGTGGGTTTGTATGTCAAAATGGTATACTATTTGTTGTCCATTTCTGTTGTGCCAAAATGGCAAAATGCCATTGTTGTTTTGTTTGTATGTCCCAGACAAGTGACTGGAGAAGAGaactgttttgttttgttttgttttcttactGCAGTACCATAAAAGATAAGCCTTTTTCTGTTAGTTTTAGGGTTTATTCTTGAGCTGGATATTAGTGTCCACACATTCCAAACACAAAAGATCTTTTATAGGTGTATACATAAACAACCAAACTACACCAAGCCCCACAGATAAGGGACTATTTTAATTttcttctctggctgtaaattATTGTCTTTCTTTTAGACTTTAGTGGTCCACTAACAATAGCAAACGAAGACTTTACAAGTTCTTTGGGAAGACTTTGGTGTAGAGGAAGAAAACTTTGTGAAAGAGCAAAGCAACAATGGCCGATCCTGTAATTGGTGCTACTGTTCATGTTTTTCTTGAGAAGCTGCTTTCTCTCACTATTGAGGAAGTCAAATGTTTAAGGAACTGCAACAAAGATGTCGATATGCTAACACAAAATGTATCCATGATCCAAGCTTTCATTCACGATGCTGAAAGACGACAAGTTGAGGATCAAGCTGTGGAACAATGGCTCAAGAGGCTTGAGAGGGTTGCTGAAGATGCTGAAAATGTGTTTGACGAGTTCTTATATGAATCTCGCAGAAGAGAAGTGAAGATCCGAAACAACCCAATGAGAAAGGTCAGTGGTCTCTTTTCTCATACAGCTTTTAAGAGCAAAATGtctcgaaaaatcaaaaacaTCAACGAAGAGTTGAGTGCTATCAATCAGTTAGCCAATACCCTTAGTCTCCAACCTTTAAAAGGTCCTTCTCGGCAAATACTACCAATTCGAGAAACAGATTCTGTGGTAGTTGCTTCTGATGTTGTTGGTAGAGACAAGGATGTTGCTGAAATAAAGGAGAAGATGTTGAACATGAGAGTGGATGTTGTTATGTGCACCATTCCTATAGTGGGTCTTGGAGGTTCAGGGAAAACAACTGTCGCTAAGATAATTTTCAATGATGAAGAGATCAAGCAACATTTTGAAAAGAGAGTTTGGTTGTGTCTACCTGAAATGTTAGAAACTAAGAGCTTTCTTGAATTGATGCTCGAATCATTGACAGAAAGGAAACTTGAGGTCCAAAGTAGGGATATAATAGTCAAGAAGCTGCAAGATGAATTGGGAGGGAAGAAGTATTTGCTTGTCCTGGATGATTTGTGGCATGTTGACCCCCCTACATTGTGGCACGATTTCGTGGACACTTTGAGAGGAATAAATACATTCAGAGGAAACTGCATTCTTGTGACTACTCGTAGGGATCAGGTGGCATCCTCAGTAGCAGCAGATCCTCATAAGTTGAAAAAATTAACAGATGATCATTGTTGGTCCATTTTCAAACAAAGAGCATTTGTTGATGGGGAGGTTACAGAGGAATTAGTGAGCATGGGCAACAGGATTGTTGAAATGTGTAAAGGTCTACCATTGGCAGCAAGTGTGTTGGGAGGCCTCTTACGCAACAAAGAAAAACATGAATGGCAGACAATTCTTGGTGGCAACTCCCTTGTTGCAGGTGGAGGTGATAGTGGGGagaataatttaaagaaaatcctAGAATTCAGCTATGTTTATCTACCATCTCCACATCTGAAAAAATGCTTTGCGTACTTTGCAATGTTTCCAAAAGATTTTGAATTTGAAAAGGACCAACTAATCCAACTCTGGATGGCAGAAGGATATCTTCGTCCTTGCCAAAAGACCACCTTGATGGAAGACGTCGGCAACAAGTTTTTTCAAATTTTGTTGCAAAATTCCTTGCTGCAAGATGTTAAGCTAGATGAGCACAACAATATAACACACTGTAAGATGCATGATCTTGTGCATGATTTGGCTGGAGATATtttaaaatctaaactatttGATGAGAAGAGCGACGGTGGAGAAAATCTTTCTCAAGTTCAATACTTTGGATGGAACTCACCAAGAGATAAAATAGATAAGATAAATAAGCCAGGACATCTGTGCACATTGTTCTTGAGAAGTAATCATATATCTGAAGATACGCTATTGAGCTTTCAGTTCTTGAGAGTTTTAAATTTGTCCAGGTCAGCCATCAAGGAGATATCAACCTCAATCGGCAAGCTTATACACTTGAGATATCTTGATCTCTCCAACACTATGATCAAAGCGCTGCCCAACTCCATTTGCAAGCTCTACAATATGCAAACATTTCGAGTCAATAACTGCTTTTCACTCAAGGTGCTTCCAGACGAGATGGGAAATATGATAAGTTTGAGACATATATATTACAAATCTAAATACAAACCAAATTATCATCATCCTACAGGTTGGGGAGAATGGTGTATTGATAATTATCTCTTTCATATGCCACTTAAGATGGGTCAATTAACTTGTCTTCAAACCCTACAGTTTTTCAAGGTAGGTTTAGAGAAAGGTCGTCGAATAGAAGAATTAGGTTTTTTAAAAAACCTTAGAGGTGAATTGACAATCAACGGTCTGCAATTGGTTCATAATAGAGAAGAAGCTGGAAGAGCATATCTACAGGAGAAACCAAATATCTACAAGCTGGCATTTCTATGGTCCCATGATGAACCAGAAGACTGTCAAATAAATGATGAGGATGTTTTGGATGGTCTTCAACCACATCCTAACTTGAAAACCTTAGCAGTAATGGACTATTTGGGGACTAGATTTCCTTCATGGTTCAGTGAAGAGTTGCTACCACATTTGGTCATGTTGAAATTAAGTGGCTGCGGAAATTGCAAAGAAATTCCATCGCTTGGCCAACTGAAAGTCCTTCGGCATCTTGAACTGGTGGGCTTCCACACGTTGGAATGCATTGGGCCTCCATTTTATGGCGTTGAAGTTAACAATAATGGAGCAAGCAGCAATAACGCTAATATTCAAGTGTTCCCGTTACTTAGAAAACTAGTATTGGAGGATATGCCTAGCCTCACTGAGTGGAAGGGAGTGGAATTGATGCCAACTGGAAGTGGTGGTAGAGGCGGAGTTGGAGTAAGAATGTTTCCCGAGCTTGAGATGTTGTGTATTAGTAAATGTCCATTGTTAAAAAGTACTCCAAATCAATTTGAAATCTTACGTGAATTAAGGATTGAAGGAGTTAACAATGAAATGCCATTGTTGAACTTGTGCAGCAACTTGACTTCTCTCATTGAGCTTTTTGTCAATAATGTGAAAGAGCTCACTTGTCTTCCACATGAAATGCTACACAACAATTTTTCTCTTCAACATCTATGGGTCTTAAATTGCGGAGAGTTTCGTGAATTTCCACAGAGTTTGTACAGTCTCCGTTCTCTTAAGAGCTTGATAATTAAGGACTGCACCAATTTCAGTTCCATTCCTGTTCCCAGTGGACAGAATCATTTGACTTCCCTCCAAAGTTTTCAGTTATACAATTGTGATGGATTGACTAGCTTACCAAGTGGTCTGCTAGAGCATTGTCCGTCTCTGGAGTCTTTGGCAGTCTACAACTGTAACAACTTAGTTTCCTTCCCTTTACATGTGTGGGAAATGCCTTCACTTTCAGCTATAGCTATATCAGAATGTCCCAAACTGAATAGTGTACCCACAGGGGGCCTTTGCTGTCTCACTGGTTTAAGGGCATTGTCAATAGGTCCTTTCTCAGAGTTGGTGGATTTTGGCGCATTCCAATTGATTTTTAATGGCATTCAGCAGCTATCGTCCCTTCGTACATTGTGGATGTATGGACGTGCGCACTGGGATTCTCTGCCCTATCAGCTTATGCAACTTTCTGCCCTAACAGAGCTTGGAATGGTTGAATTTGGAATCGAGGTTCTTCCTCATAGTCTTGGCAACCTTACTTCTCTTGGAAAATTGACGCTAGTGAGGTGCAAACTTCTAAAACATGTGGACTTCTTAGATGCCATGCCCAAATTACGGCATTTGGAGATCCGTGATTGTCCATTGTTAGAAGCTCTGTTGGATGGGCTCGTCAACCTTGTTTCTTTGGAAGAGTTAATTTTAAGGAACTGCGAAAAACTACAACATCTGCCATCTAGAGATTCCATTCAACGGCTCACCAAATTACGGCACCTGGAAATTCATAACTGCCCACAGTTAGAAGAAAGTTGCACCAATCTGACAAGCCAAATTACGGCTCCCATATTTCAGTTTTTCCGCAAGTCTCTGTTTCTCTTTCAGTTTCTGAgtctatcttttttctttttcaaaatctcCTCCATCCTCctctccctaaatttccaaaacttctcATTCCCCAAACCAATACATGTTACTGTAGTACTGAAGAATTCcaggaaaaaaaaaagttctATATTAATTCAATCCTTCAACTTGCAATTATATGACATCACGAAAAATGCAAAGTTATCAGTGAATTGAATGCTTTCCCTTTAGTATTTTGCACTTCCACTTGAAACTGTTGGATTTTCCATGTGGATTTTTCACTTGaaacctcttcttttttttcttctacttGTTCTTCTTTTATTCCTTGTAATAGGAAAAATAGCTTGTTTTTGAAGTTATTTATACAGACTGGGCAGATAGGAATAACCGAACAAGTAATTGAAAACCAAAGACCTCTGAGAACGATTTGCTCAGAGTCAGCACTCTAAATAATTACTCTCTTCAGCTGGTGCTCTACAAGGATGCAAATGCATCACAAAAGGTTGCTCTAAAGTTTGGCATTTCCTTTTGCAGATTAAATTTCAATTGAACTGCGAAATTATATTATCCACATTCAGACCTTGTTTGGGTACGAAGCAACATTTTCAGGAAACTGAAGTCTACATATGAAATATCAATAAACCCAAAGCTTAAAGGGGTTTCAGTGAGAAGCTATACGGGTCTCTCCTTCGTCTTTGGATGGCCTTCTTTGCCTTTTTATTCCCCCTGTAAGTTTCTGCAATATTATTTGACCATAAAGTCTGATACCTGCTCTCATCGAAACTTGGTGTTTAACTTATTTTAATGCCGAGATGACTCCAGCAGCATTTTATAGCTTAAAAATGAGTTTCGGCATTTGGATCaaagaaattatttaatttatcgaTCTCCTACAATATGACATTCCCTGTTTCCTAAGGATCTTTTTGTCTTGCTTCTTTTTTGGTTCGCCTTATTGCATCAGTCAACTATCTACGATATTGTTTAACTGTTAGAATGTAAGCTGCTAGGAAGAGCCTACATTAGTTTCTGTCAATTTGGTGCTTCTCTCCATATAAGTTTTCCTCTTTCGTTGGCCAGAGCTTCGCTTCATATAATCCAGTGTTTTACGTTGATGATAGGAGTGTCTATTACATTCTCACAATATTAAAATTCTACCAAGTTTCCCCATTTCCTTTGTTGTATTAATGTCTGACCCCTCCCTTCTTCCAACCTGTAAAAGAAGAAGAATCAGTATTTGTCATATCTGTTCAGGTACTATGTTGAAGATAATAAAG from Nicotiana tabacum cultivar K326 chromosome 24, ASM71507v2, whole genome shotgun sequence includes:
- the LOC107777344 gene encoding putative disease resistance protein RGA4 isoform X2, with translation MADPVIGATVHVFLEKLLSLTIEEVKCLRNCNKDVDMLTQNVSMIQAFIHDAERRQVEDQAVEQWLKRLERVAEDAENVFDEFLYESRRREVKIRNNPMRKVSGLFSHTAFKSKMSRKIKNINEELSAINQLANTLSLQPLKGPSRQILPIRETDSVVVASDVVGRDKDVAEIKEKMLNMRVDVVMCTIPIVGLGGSGKTTVAKIIFNDEEIKQHFEKRVWLCLPEMLETKSFLELMLESLTERKLEVQSRDIIVKKLQDELGGKKYLLVLDDLWHVDPPTLWHDFVDTLRGINTFRGNCILVTTRRDQVASSVAADPHKLKKLTDDHCWSIFKQRAFVDGEVTEELVSMGNRIVEMCKGLPLAASVLGGLLRNKEKHEWQTILGGNSLVAGGGDSGENNLKKILEFSYVYLPSPHLKKCFAYFAMFPKDFEFEKDQLIQLWMAEGYLRPCQKTTLMEDVGNKFFQILLQNSLLQDVKLDEHNNITHCKMHDLVHDLAGDILKSKLFDEKSDGGENLSQVQYFGWNSPRDKIDKINKPGHLCTLFLRSNHISEDTLLSFQFLRVLNLSRSAIKEISTSIGKLIHLRYLDLSNTMIKALPNSICKLYNMQTFRVNNCFSLKVLPDEMGNMISLRHIYYKSKYKPNYHHPTGWGEWCIDNYLFHMPLKMGQLTCLQTLQFFKVGLEKGRRIEELGFLKNLRGELTINGLQLVHNREEAGRAYLQEKPNIYKLAFLWSHDEPEDCQINDEDVLDGLQPHPNLKTLAVMDYLGTRFPSWFSEELLPHLVMLKLSGCGNCKEIPSLGQLKVLRHLELVGFHTLECIGPPFYGVEVNNNGASSNNANIQVFPLLRKLVLEDMPSLTEWKGVELMPTGSGGRGGVGVRMFPELEMLCISKCPLLKSTPNQFEILRELRIEGVNNEMPLLNLCSNLTSLIELFVNNVKELTCLPHEMLHNNFSLQHLWVLNCGEFREFPQSLYSLRSLKSLIIKDCTNFSSIPVPSGQNHLTSLQSFQLYNCDGLTSLPSGLLEHCPSLESLAVYNCNNLVSFPLHVWEMPSLSAIAISECPKLNSVPTGGLCCLTGLRALSIGPFSELVDFGAFQLIFNGIQQLSSLRTLWMYGRAHWDSLPYQLMQLSALTELGMVEFGIEVLPHSLGNLTSLGKLTLVRCKLLKHVDFLDAMPKLRHLEIRDCPLLEALLDGLVNLVSLEELILRNCEKLQHLPSRDSIQRLTKLRHLEIHNCPQLEESCTNLTSQITAPIFQFFRKLNFN
- the LOC107777344 gene encoding putative disease resistance protein RGA4 isoform X3, with the translated sequence MADPVIGATVHVFLEKLLSLTIEEVKCLRNCNKDVDMLTQNVSMIQAFIHDAERRQVEDQAVEQWLKRLERVAEDAENVFDEFLYESRRREVKIRNNPMRKVSGLFSHTAFKSKMSRKIKNINEELSAINQLANTLSLQPLKGPSRQILPIRETDSVVVASDVVGRDKDVAEIKEKMLNMRVDVVMCTIPIVGLGGSGKTTVAKIIFNDEEIKQHFEKRVWLCLPEMLETKSFLELMLESLTERKLEVQSRDIIVKKLQDELGGKKYLLVLDDLWHVDPPTLWHDFVDTLRGINTFRGNCILVTTRRDQVASSVAADPHKLKKLTDDHCWSIFKQRAFVDGEVTEELVSMGNRIVEMCKGLPLAASVLGGLLRNKEKHEWQTILGGNSLVAGGGDSGENNLKKILEFSYVYLPSPHLKKCFAYFAMFPKDFEFEKDQLIQLWMAEGYLRPCQKTTLMEDVGNKFFQILLQNSLLQDVKLDEHNNITHCKMHDLVHDLAGDILKSKLFDEKSDGGENLSQVQYFGWNSPRDKIDKINKPGHLCTLFLRSNHISEDTLLSFQFLRVLNLSRSAIKEISTSIGKLIHLRYLDLSNTMIKALPNSICKLYNMQTFRVNNCFSLKVLPDEMGNMISLRHIYYKSKYKPNYHHPTGWGEWCIDNYLFHMPLKMGQLTCLQTLQFFKVGLEKGRRIEELGFLKNLRGELTINGLQLVHNREEAGRAYLQEKPNIYKLAFLWSHDEPEDCQINDEDVLDGLQPHPNLKTLAVMDYLGTRFPSWFSEELLPHLVMLKLSGCGNCKEIPSLGQLKVLRHLELVGFHTLECIGPPFYGVEVNNNGASSNNANIQVFPLLRKLVLEDMPSLTEWKGVELMPTGSGGRGGVGVRMFPELEMLCISKCPLLKSTPNQFEILRELRIEGVNNEMPLLNLCSNLTSLIELFVNNVKELTCLPHEMLHNNFSLQHLWVLNCGEFREFPQSLYSLRSLKSLIIKDCTNFSSIPVPSGQNHLTSLQSFQLYNCDGLTSLPSGLLEHCPSLESLAVYNCNNLVSFPLHVWEMPSLSAIAISECPKLNSVPTGGLCCLTGLRALSIGPFSELVDFGAFQLIFNGIQQLSSLRTLWMYGRAHWDSLPYQLMQLSALTELGMVEFGIEVLPHSLGNLTSLGKLTLVRCKLLKHVDFLDAMPKLRHLEIRDCPLLEALLDGLVNLVSLEELILRNCEKLQHLPSRDSIQRLTKLRHLEIHNCPQLEESCTNLTSQITAPIFQFFH
- the LOC107777344 gene encoding putative disease resistance protein RGA4 isoform X1, with translation MADPVIGATVHVFLEKLLSLTIEEVKCLRNCNKDVDMLTQNVSMIQAFIHDAERRQVEDQAVEQWLKRLERVAEDAENVFDEFLYESRRREVKIRNNPMRKVSGLFSHTAFKSKMSRKIKNINEELSAINQLANTLSLQPLKGPSRQILPIRETDSVVVASDVVGRDKDVAEIKEKMLNMRVDVVMCTIPIVGLGGSGKTTVAKIIFNDEEIKQHFEKRVWLCLPEMLETKSFLELMLESLTERKLEVQSRDIIVKKLQDELGGKKYLLVLDDLWHVDPPTLWHDFVDTLRGINTFRGNCILVTTRRDQVASSVAADPHKLKKLTDDHCWSIFKQRAFVDGEVTEELVSMGNRIVEMCKGLPLAASVLGGLLRNKEKHEWQTILGGNSLVAGGGDSGENNLKKILEFSYVYLPSPHLKKCFAYFAMFPKDFEFEKDQLIQLWMAEGYLRPCQKTTLMEDVGNKFFQILLQNSLLQDVKLDEHNNITHCKMHDLVHDLAGDILKSKLFDEKSDGGENLSQVQYFGWNSPRDKIDKINKPGHLCTLFLRSNHISEDTLLSFQFLRVLNLSRSAIKEISTSIGKLIHLRYLDLSNTMIKALPNSICKLYNMQTFRVNNCFSLKVLPDEMGNMISLRHIYYKSKYKPNYHHPTGWGEWCIDNYLFHMPLKMGQLTCLQTLQFFKVGLEKGRRIEELGFLKNLRGELTINGLQLVHNREEAGRAYLQEKPNIYKLAFLWSHDEPEDCQINDEDVLDGLQPHPNLKTLAVMDYLGTRFPSWFSEELLPHLVMLKLSGCGNCKEIPSLGQLKVLRHLELVGFHTLECIGPPFYGVEVNNNGASSNNANIQVFPLLRKLVLEDMPSLTEWKGVELMPTGSGGRGGVGVRMFPELEMLCISKCPLLKSTPNQFEILRELRIEGVNNEMPLLNLCSNLTSLIELFVNNVKELTCLPHEMLHNNFSLQHLWVLNCGEFREFPQSLYSLRSLKSLIIKDCTNFSSIPVPSGQNHLTSLQSFQLYNCDGLTSLPSGLLEHCPSLESLAVYNCNNLVSFPLHVWEMPSLSAIAISECPKLNSVPTGGLCCLTGLRALSIGPFSELVDFGAFQLIFNGIQQLSSLRTLWMYGRAHWDSLPYQLMQLSALTELGMVEFGIEVLPHSLGNLTSLGKLTLVRCKLLKHVDFLDAMPKLRHLEIRDCPLLEALLDGLVNLVSLEELILRNCEKLQHLPSRDSIQRLTKLRHLEIHNCPQLEESCTNLTSQITAPIFQFFRKSLFLFQFLSLSFFFFKISSILLSLNFQNFSFPKPIHVTVVLKNSRKKKSSILIQSFNLQLYDITKNAKLSVN